The proteins below come from a single Papaver somniferum cultivar HN1 chromosome 11, ASM357369v1, whole genome shotgun sequence genomic window:
- the LOC113320390 gene encoding MADS-box transcription factor 51-like: MGKRRIEIKKIEDRKKRNVAFTKRRHGLFKKAADLCQLTGADISLLVISPGGNPYSFSSSSISLNDLHYRLSNAINVKEEKVADDETTRVTDDGFWWNNLNPEEIDSIEKLTAVRNQLLDVKEKVAQRKQELLAAAAKPIDIATSTSTTTTCTVVEKMKEDSSLLEDDLGMLLSDCYDDAQNWLPSIESLHNFESWLLN; the protein is encoded by the coding sequence ATGGGTAAGAGAAGGATTGAGATCAAGAAGATTGAAGATAGAAAGAAGAGAAACGTAGCATTCACTAAGAGACGCCATGGCCTGTTCAAGAAAGCAGCTGATCTATGTCAACTTACTGGTGCTGATATTTCACTGTTAGTAATCTCACCTGGTGGTAACCCCtacagtttttcttcttcttctatttctttgaATGATCTACATTATAGGTTAAGCAATGCCATTAAtgttaaagaagaaaaagttgctgATGATGAGACAACTAGGGTTACTGATGATGGGTTTTGGTGGAATAACCTAAACCCAGAAGAAATTGATAGTATTGAAAAGTTAACGGCTGTAAGAAATCAATTACTTGATGTGAAAGAGAAGGTTGCACAGAGAAAGCAAGAGTTgctagcagcagcagcaaaaccaATTGATATTGCTACCTCTACTTCTACAACTACTACTTGTACTGttgtagagaagatgaaggaggatTCTTCTCTGTTGGAGGATGATTTGGGAATGTTATTATCAGATTGCTATGACGATGCTCAGAATTGGTTGCCCTCTATtgaaagtttacataattttgagAGTTGGTTGTTGAACTGA